One segment of Pyrococcus sp. ST04 DNA contains the following:
- a CDS encoding ABC transporter ATP-binding protein, with translation MPRLHVNISFAYGTRKVLDNVKFTTEKGKILAIVGPNGSGKSTLLKCIAGILRPSGSIRYDNVELTTLKPRDRAKIVSYVPQSSFPEFAFTVEEFVELGTYATGGDVNKALKSVGLLDKKNEPITNLSGGEYQLALIARALAQGSDVMLLDEPTSHLDINHAKEVIKILTSLKDEKIIVAVLHDLNIAINYADEILVLKFGKVIWRGPREEFSEEVIEKSYNMKPRIISNNGLRAVIP, from the coding sequence ATGCCTAGGTTGCATGTTAATATATCATTTGCATATGGGACAAGAAAAGTCCTTGATAATGTTAAGTTCACAACAGAAAAGGGTAAAATACTGGCAATAGTAGGGCCTAATGGTTCTGGCAAGTCAACCTTGCTAAAGTGTATAGCGGGGATATTGAGGCCAAGTGGAAGTATAAGATATGACAATGTAGAGCTTACAACGCTAAAACCAAGGGATAGGGCTAAAATTGTTTCATATGTTCCACAAAGTTCATTCCCAGAATTCGCATTTACCGTTGAGGAGTTTGTTGAACTGGGAACCTATGCAACAGGGGGAGATGTGAATAAAGCCCTAAAGAGTGTCGGCCTTCTTGATAAGAAAAATGAACCTATAACGAATCTAAGCGGAGGGGAATATCAACTGGCCCTCATAGCAAGGGCGTTAGCCCAAGGTAGTGATGTAATGTTACTCGATGAGCCAACAAGCCATCTTGACATAAACCATGCAAAAGAAGTCATTAAGATACTAACATCATTGAAAGATGAGAAGATAATAGTGGCAGTTCTTCACGATCTCAACATAGCTATCAACTACGCAGACGAAATACTAGTGCTCAAGTTCGGAAAGGTCATATGGAGAGGGCCAAGGGAAGAATTTTCAGAAGAGGTCATCGAGAAAAGCTACAACATGAAGCCGAGGATAATATCGAACAATGGATTAAGAGCAGTCATACCTTAA
- a CDS encoding class I SAM-dependent methyltransferase family protein, whose amino-acid sequence MRTQVIKPRIKEILSKELPPELVDLLPKRWVKIGDVLLLPLRKELEPYKYKIAEVYAQVIGAKAVLRKGHIKGETRKPDYEILYGSDTITVHIENGIKYKLDVAKIMFSPANVKERVRMAKVAKPHELVVDMFAGIGHLSLPIAVYGKAKVIAIEKDPYTFKFLVENIQLNKVEDRMMAYNMDNRDFPGENIADRILMGYVVRTHEFIPKALSIAKDEAIIHYHNTVPEKLMPKEPFETFLKIAKEHGYEAEKLNELKIKRYAPGVWHVVVDVRVYKK is encoded by the coding sequence ATGAGGACTCAGGTAATAAAACCTAGGATTAAAGAGATACTTTCAAAAGAGTTGCCTCCCGAGCTAGTTGATCTTCTACCCAAGAGATGGGTTAAAATAGGAGATGTTTTACTGCTCCCCCTCCGAAAAGAGCTCGAGCCATACAAATACAAAATAGCAGAGGTTTACGCCCAAGTTATCGGAGCTAAAGCTGTCCTGAGAAAGGGCCACATCAAGGGAGAAACGAGAAAACCCGACTATGAGATTCTCTACGGAAGCGACACCATAACGGTGCACATCGAAAACGGAATAAAATACAAGCTTGATGTTGCAAAGATTATGTTCTCCCCCGCAAACGTTAAGGAGAGAGTTAGAATGGCAAAAGTGGCAAAACCTCATGAACTTGTCGTAGACATGTTTGCAGGAATTGGCCATCTAAGCCTTCCCATAGCAGTTTATGGTAAGGCAAAAGTAATAGCAATAGAGAAAGACCCCTATACTTTCAAATTCCTCGTTGAGAATATTCAGCTGAACAAAGTTGAGGATAGGATGATGGCATACAACATGGACAACCGAGACTTTCCTGGAGAGAATATAGCGGATAGGATCCTAATGGGATATGTAGTTAGAACCCACGAATTCATACCAAAAGCCCTAAGCATAGCTAAGGACGAAGCCATAATACACTACCACAATACCGTGCCAGAGAAATTAATGCCCAAAGAACCTTTTGAGACTTTCCTAAAAATTGCAAAAGAGCACGGATACGAAGCTGAAAAGCTCAATGAGCTCAAAATAAAGAGATATGCTCCAGGAGTATGGCATGTAGTAGTCGACGTGAGAGTTTACAAAAAATAG
- a CDS encoding Sjogren's syndrome/scleroderma autoantigen 1 family protein — translation MITDEEIRKVIAPLLLSGAKMLDKHCPKCGSPLFEKDGRVFCPVCEYREKKKRQELKGVEEILMEKFKELASSMPEGIEELKVHLEVMEKLLTIIERYKKLEGEG, via the coding sequence ATGATAACAGACGAAGAGATTAGGAAGGTAATAGCTCCCCTCCTCCTCTCTGGAGCAAAGATGCTCGACAAGCATTGTCCGAAGTGTGGGTCACCTCTCTTTGAAAAAGATGGCAGGGTCTTCTGCCCAGTATGTGAGTACAGAGAGAAGAAAAAGAGACAGGAATTAAAGGGAGTTGAGGAGATTCTTATGGAAAAGTTTAAAGAGCTAGCTTCTTCAATGCCTGAGGGAATTGAAGAGCTTAAAGTTCATCTGGAAGTTATGGAGAAACTCCTGACAATTATTGAGAGATACAAAAAGCTGGAGGGAGAAGGATGA
- the rgy gene encoding reverse gyrase → MKAIYREMCPNCNGAITDERLASKNPCDACLDKPEISENYFDLVTAVRNALKLRGTLKHWEELYKLNKEVKEVEDLFKKATGFTFWSAQRTWVKRIIKGKSFSIIAPTGMGKSTFGAFISIYFAIKGKKSYIVVPTTPLVIQTVKKIQGMLEKANVNVKLLYYHGNMKKKEKEEALEKIRSGDFDILVTSSQFLATRFEELLRDKHFDLIFVDDVDAFLKASKNIDRSLLMLGFNEDIIGKAWEIIKLKKQLAKLLSNENASEEVEKLNKEIEKLEKEIEKYKKDHDIGILIVASATGSAKGDRIKLYRELLGFEVGSGRSVLRNIVDTYIVPQKSVEEHIEELLKKLGKGGLIFVPIDKGIEYAEKLTEYLKNKGFRIELVSAKNKKGLELFEKEEVDYLVGVATYYGTIVRGLDLPHLIRFAIFAGVPKFRFSLDLEQPTIYRVLGLMSEILEFLPEDKRSEGEKLYARLRRLIRNIPQYDLMKIEEALAEGLELEGFYSHVLEVFKQAVGFLREALKDEEVLRKIAENPFLSLKKEGEKWYIEIPDVRTYIQASGRTSRLFAGGITKGLSVIIVDDQKVFNGLVRQMRWRFVEFEIKSFEEINLEEVLREIDKDREKVRLVIEGKISEQVKDLVKSALMIVESPNKARTIANFFGQPSKRKIGDLVAYEVSIGDKMLTILASGGHMFDLVTTEGYHGVLMLEKNGKRYFVPVYDTIKRCRDCGHQFVDWEQKGVCPKCGSRNVHDALENVKAMRDLAQEVDEILIGTDPDTEGEKIAWDIRNVLAPYAPNIKRIEFHEVTRPAILRAIKEARDINEDRVNAQLVRRIEDRWIGFELSQDLWRVFENRNLSAGRVQTPVLGWIVQRYKEFTESETDFLGVTLENGISVTIEGAKGEFEEVLVKDVIIEEREINPLPPYTTDAMLQDASRFLGFSATKTMQLAQDLFELGLTSYHRTDSTHISNTGIEIAKEYITQEIGEEYFQPRKWGEEGAHEAIRPTRPIDTGRLIQLIRDGIITLPRNLTRDHFRLYDMIFKRFIASQMKPARVVYEKAVLETPFGDVEIEGYIEVLYDGWSKVRPLPLKQIPRLEKGQRIKVKEIRHWRAPKVSLYTQGDVIALMKERGIGRPSTYAKIVQTLLQRGYVIETKGKKKLVPTEKGIKVYHYLVSRYKDLVSEERTRQLESIMDAIEEARANYQDVLNDLYEEIRRYVNKS, encoded by the coding sequence ATGAAAGCGATTTACAGGGAGATGTGTCCTAATTGTAACGGGGCAATAACTGATGAGAGACTTGCGAGCAAAAATCCCTGTGATGCTTGCTTAGATAAACCTGAAATTTCCGAGAATTACTTTGACTTAGTAACTGCTGTTAGAAATGCACTTAAGCTTAGGGGGACTTTGAAGCATTGGGAAGAGTTGTATAAGCTGAATAAAGAAGTTAAAGAGGTAGAAGATCTCTTTAAGAAAGCAACTGGATTTACATTCTGGAGTGCTCAGAGAACATGGGTTAAGAGAATAATTAAGGGCAAGAGCTTTTCGATAATAGCTCCGACTGGGATGGGAAAGAGCACATTTGGAGCTTTCATTTCGATATACTTTGCCATTAAGGGAAAAAAGAGCTATATAGTTGTTCCTACTACTCCCTTAGTCATTCAGACTGTTAAGAAGATTCAAGGGATGCTTGAAAAAGCGAATGTGAATGTTAAATTACTTTACTATCATGGCAACATGAAAAAGAAAGAAAAGGAAGAAGCATTAGAAAAGATTAGATCAGGAGATTTTGACATACTCGTCACTTCAAGCCAGTTCCTTGCTACAAGATTTGAAGAACTTTTAAGGGACAAGCACTTTGACTTAATCTTTGTTGATGATGTTGATGCATTCCTTAAGGCAAGCAAGAACATAGATAGATCCCTACTAATGCTGGGCTTCAATGAGGATATCATTGGAAAGGCATGGGAAATTATAAAGCTTAAAAAACAATTAGCAAAGCTATTGTCAAATGAAAACGCAAGTGAAGAGGTTGAAAAGCTAAATAAGGAAATTGAGAAATTAGAAAAAGAGATAGAGAAGTATAAAAAGGATCATGATATTGGAATTTTGATAGTTGCCTCGGCAACGGGTAGCGCAAAAGGAGATAGAATAAAGCTTTACAGAGAACTTCTCGGGTTTGAAGTAGGTAGCGGAAGGAGTGTTCTGAGGAACATAGTTGACACCTATATTGTTCCTCAAAAGTCTGTTGAGGAGCATATTGAAGAACTCCTGAAAAAGCTTGGAAAGGGAGGATTAATATTCGTTCCCATAGACAAGGGAATTGAATACGCTGAAAAATTAACGGAATACTTGAAGAATAAGGGATTCAGAATTGAGCTTGTTTCTGCAAAGAATAAGAAGGGTCTTGAGCTGTTTGAGAAAGAGGAAGTCGATTATCTGGTTGGCGTTGCTACATACTACGGAACGATAGTCAGAGGTCTTGACCTACCACACCTTATAAGGTTTGCAATATTTGCGGGAGTTCCAAAGTTTAGATTTTCCCTGGATCTGGAGCAGCCCACAATATATAGAGTGCTCGGTTTGATGAGTGAAATTCTAGAATTTCTCCCAGAGGACAAGAGGAGCGAAGGAGAAAAACTATATGCCAGGTTAAGGAGACTGATAAGAAACATTCCTCAGTATGATCTTATGAAAATTGAAGAGGCCTTAGCTGAAGGATTAGAACTTGAAGGGTTTTACAGCCATGTCCTTGAAGTTTTTAAACAGGCTGTTGGATTTCTTAGGGAGGCTCTAAAGGATGAAGAAGTACTCAGAAAAATAGCAGAAAATCCATTTCTGAGTCTTAAAAAAGAGGGAGAAAAGTGGTACATAGAGATTCCTGACGTAAGAACATACATTCAGGCAAGTGGGAGAACATCAAGACTCTTTGCTGGTGGAATAACTAAGGGTCTCAGCGTCATAATCGTAGATGACCAGAAGGTTTTCAACGGATTAGTAAGGCAGATGCGCTGGCGTTTTGTTGAATTTGAGATCAAGAGCTTTGAGGAGATAAACTTAGAAGAAGTTCTTAGAGAGATTGACAAGGATAGGGAGAAAGTCAGACTGGTTATAGAAGGAAAAATCAGTGAACAAGTTAAGGATTTAGTGAAATCTGCACTGATGATTGTTGAAAGTCCAAATAAGGCCAGAACAATAGCAAACTTCTTTGGACAACCGAGTAAGCGGAAAATTGGGGATCTAGTTGCTTATGAAGTTAGTATTGGAGATAAAATGCTTACAATACTTGCAAGTGGAGGGCATATGTTTGACCTTGTGACGACAGAAGGATACCATGGTGTTCTAATGCTTGAGAAAAATGGGAAGAGATACTTTGTTCCCGTTTATGACACTATAAAGAGATGTAGGGATTGTGGGCATCAGTTCGTTGACTGGGAGCAGAAGGGTGTTTGTCCGAAGTGTGGAAGTAGGAATGTTCATGACGCTCTTGAGAATGTGAAAGCGATGAGAGATCTAGCTCAAGAAGTTGATGAGATACTCATAGGTACAGATCCAGATACTGAGGGAGAAAAAATAGCGTGGGATATAAGGAATGTTCTTGCTCCCTACGCTCCTAACATAAAAAGAATAGAGTTTCATGAAGTTACAAGACCTGCGATTCTTAGGGCAATAAAAGAAGCCAGGGATATAAATGAAGATAGGGTAAATGCGCAACTAGTGAGAAGAATAGAAGATAGATGGATTGGATTTGAGCTTAGCCAAGATCTCTGGAGAGTGTTTGAAAACAGGAATCTATCAGCTGGAAGGGTTCAGACTCCCGTTTTGGGATGGATAGTTCAGAGGTACAAGGAATTTACTGAAAGTGAGACCGACTTCCTTGGAGTGACACTCGAAAATGGCATATCAGTGACAATTGAAGGTGCTAAAGGGGAATTCGAGGAGGTCTTAGTGAAAGACGTGATTATAGAAGAGAGGGAGATAAATCCATTACCCCCATACACTACCGATGCCATGCTACAGGATGCCTCAAGGTTCTTAGGCTTCTCTGCAACGAAGACTATGCAGCTTGCACAGGATCTATTCGAGCTTGGTTTAACAAGCTATCACAGAACGGATAGCACACATATAAGTAATACTGGAATTGAAATAGCAAAAGAGTATATAACCCAAGAAATTGGTGAAGAATATTTCCAGCCGAGAAAATGGGGAGAAGAGGGTGCTCACGAAGCTATTAGGCCCACGAGACCTATAGATACTGGAAGGCTGATTCAGCTGATTAGGGACGGCATAATAACTTTACCAAGGAATTTAACAAGGGATCATTTCAGACTTTATGACATGATATTTAAGAGGTTCATAGCCAGTCAAATGAAACCTGCGAGAGTTGTCTATGAGAAGGCAGTTCTAGAAACACCCTTTGGGGACGTGGAGATTGAGGGATATATAGAGGTTCTATACGATGGATGGTCTAAAGTAAGGCCGCTTCCTCTCAAACAGATTCCAAGACTCGAAAAGGGCCAAAGGATAAAGGTCAAGGAAATTAGACATTGGAGGGCTCCAAAGGTCTCCTTGTATACCCAGGGAGATGTTATAGCATTAATGAAAGAAAGGGGGATTGGAAGACCCTCGACTTATGCAAAGATAGTCCAGACGTTGCTACAGAGAGGGTATGTTATTGAGACTAAGGGAAAGAAGAAACTTGTTCCTACTGAAAAGGGTATAAAAGTATATCATTATTTAGTAAGCAGATATAAGGATTTGGTCAGCGAGGAGAGGACTAGACAGTTAGAGAGTATAATGGATGCGATAGAAGAGGCTAGGGCTAATTATCAGGATGTTCTCAATGATCTTTACGAGGAGATAAGAAGATATGTGAACAAATCTTGA
- a CDS encoding FaeA/PapI family transcriptional regulator → MKHIKILEALENGEKTEEEISKATGLSRIETRRFLLRLAEQGKVESFQKGGKIYWRIREEKPEEKKFKYV, encoded by the coding sequence ATGAAGCACATAAAAATATTAGAAGCCTTGGAGAACGGAGAAAAAACCGAAGAAGAAATATCAAAAGCGACGGGATTATCAAGAATTGAGACTAGAAGATTTCTCCTAAGATTAGCAGAACAGGGAAAAGTTGAAAGCTTTCAAAAGGGAGGGAAGATATACTGGAGAATTAGAGAAGAAAAACCGGAAGAAAAGAAGTTTAAATACGTCTAA
- the trmBL2 gene encoding HTH-type transcriptional regulator TrmBL2 has product MSKDRMVELLQEHFELNLYEARAYVALVAFGILTPAELASVSEVPAPRTYDVLRSLEKKGFAMNQPGKTNKYRPVHPANILEKFIQDWQERVKEELEAKKKAKEELLELMAPLIETEVPKYGVERVWVVRGIKNSTLKTREMLEEVQKELLLADDGFIAVNLEDDIIKAVDRGVKARIILTKNLLPRIKGSKLVQYANEGKIELRALDKFDLPMLICDEEVFFALEDLAARYFNYETQVWIKDHRVVNLFKSKFEEYWKSAEKV; this is encoded by the coding sequence ATGAGTAAGGATAGGATGGTAGAACTATTACAAGAGCACTTTGAGTTAAACTTATACGAAGCCAGAGCATATGTTGCCCTTGTTGCGTTTGGAATTCTTACACCTGCTGAGTTGGCAAGTGTTTCTGAAGTCCCTGCTCCAAGAACTTACGATGTACTGAGAAGTCTTGAAAAGAAAGGATTCGCAATGAACCAACCGGGCAAAACCAACAAGTACAGGCCAGTCCACCCAGCAAACATATTAGAGAAGTTCATTCAGGACTGGCAAGAGAGAGTTAAAGAAGAGCTTGAGGCAAAGAAAAAGGCCAAAGAAGAGCTTCTTGAGCTCATGGCACCATTAATTGAGACTGAGGTTCCAAAGTACGGTGTTGAGAGAGTGTGGGTAGTCAGGGGAATTAAGAACTCAACGCTTAAGACAAGGGAAATGCTAGAGGAAGTTCAGAAAGAGCTTCTTCTTGCAGATGATGGATTCATAGCAGTAAATCTTGAAGATGATATAATCAAGGCTGTTGACAGGGGAGTCAAGGCTAGGATAATTCTAACCAAAAACTTACTTCCGAGAATTAAGGGATCAAAGCTTGTCCAGTATGCAAATGAGGGCAAAATCGAGCTTAGAGCCCTTGACAAGTTTGACCTACCAATGCTAATCTGTGATGAAGAGGTGTTCTTCGCACTGGAAGACCTGGCAGCAAGGTACTTTAACTATGAGACCCAGGTTTGGATAAAAGACCACAGAGTGGTTAACCTATTCAAGAGCAAGTTCGAAGAATATTGGAAGAGTGCTGAGAAAGTTTAG
- a CDS encoding iron ABC transporter permease, giving the protein MNTRKTTLLLVLLSGFSIVIALSIGSVKIPLKEVFSSLSPSTISLYREGKLSGLEFIILDIRLPRVLLAYLVGFALALSGTASQALFRNPLADPYILGISGGASIGAALALAYNPKYIELFAFLGAVAAVYTVYRISKVNGHIPVDVLLLAGIAVGFFSHAITSYILYTNKDKIHQGLLWLFGTFALATWGKVSIMFIATLVGGFLLLTSWRELNLLLLGEESIALGLDINLYRKMIIFAISIMTGVAVAESGIIGFVGLVSPHVMRLIVGPNHKRLLPNAAMFGGTLLVISDLISRTAIAPAEIPIGIVTAMFGAPFFAYLLVRRKRGELYA; this is encoded by the coding sequence GTGAACACAAGAAAAACAACCCTACTCCTGGTCCTCCTCTCAGGATTTTCGATAGTGATAGCACTATCGATTGGGTCAGTTAAAATTCCGCTCAAAGAAGTGTTCTCTTCACTTTCCCCCTCCACGATCTCTCTCTATCGGGAAGGAAAGTTATCAGGCCTAGAATTTATAATATTAGATATAAGGCTACCCAGGGTTCTTCTGGCTTATTTGGTGGGATTCGCATTAGCACTATCTGGAACAGCTAGTCAGGCCCTATTCAGAAACCCTCTCGCTGATCCATACATTTTGGGGATTAGCGGAGGAGCCTCAATTGGAGCGGCTCTAGCCTTAGCTTACAACCCTAAATACATCGAACTGTTTGCCTTCTTGGGAGCTGTTGCGGCAGTTTATACCGTCTATAGGATATCGAAGGTGAATGGCCACATTCCAGTTGACGTTCTACTTCTGGCAGGGATAGCGGTAGGCTTCTTCTCCCATGCCATTACTTCTTATATTTTGTACACAAACAAAGATAAAATTCACCAAGGTCTGCTCTGGTTATTTGGGACATTTGCCTTAGCAACTTGGGGGAAAGTTAGTATAATGTTCATTGCAACACTAGTCGGAGGATTTTTACTTTTAACGAGCTGGAGAGAATTAAATCTCCTTCTCCTGGGAGAGGAGAGCATAGCCCTTGGATTGGATATTAATCTCTACAGAAAGATGATAATTTTTGCAATATCGATAATGACAGGAGTTGCAGTTGCGGAGAGTGGGATAATAGGGTTCGTCGGACTGGTGAGCCCACACGTAATGAGGCTGATAGTAGGTCCAAACCATAAGAGACTTCTCCCAAATGCGGCAATGTTTGGAGGTACGCTCCTAGTTATCTCAGATCTAATATCAAGAACCGCAATAGCTCCTGCAGAGATTCCAATAGGAATCGTCACTGCCATGTTTGGAGCGCCGTTCTTTGCTTACTTATTAGTCCGTAGGAAGAGAGGTGAGCTCTATGCCTAG
- a CDS encoding NTPase, whose product MRFFVSGMPGVGKTTLAKRIADEIRRDGFKVGGIITEEIRSGVKRTGFRVIALDTGEIGRLAHVGYGYPRLGKYVIDVESFERVAIPAMSRALREADLIIIDEIGPMEFKSNEFLKALGLVLKSEKPLLATVHRKLVDRYRPLGEYYWLTPDNRNEIFAEILAEIRKILTGRKNEDSGNKT is encoded by the coding sequence ATGAGGTTCTTTGTGAGCGGAATGCCCGGAGTAGGAAAGACGACATTAGCTAAAAGAATAGCAGATGAAATAAGACGAGATGGATTCAAGGTAGGGGGAATAATAACGGAGGAAATTAGGAGTGGAGTAAAAAGAACTGGTTTTAGAGTTATAGCCCTAGACACAGGAGAAATCGGGAGACTTGCCCACGTCGGTTACGGTTACCCAAGACTTGGCAAATACGTCATAGATGTGGAGAGTTTTGAAAGAGTTGCAATTCCTGCAATGTCCAGAGCTTTGAGAGAGGCAGACCTCATAATAATAGATGAAATAGGGCCAATGGAGTTCAAAAGCAATGAATTCCTAAAGGCTCTTGGCTTAGTACTTAAAAGCGAGAAGCCACTGCTTGCAACTGTTCATAGGAAGTTAGTTGATAGATATAGACCTCTTGGAGAATACTATTGGTTAACACCTGACAATAGAAATGAAATCTTTGCAGAAATCCTAGCTGAAATAAGAAAGATTCTCACAGGAAGGAAAAATGAGGACTCAGGTAATAAAACCTAG
- a CDS encoding HEPN domain-containing protein, with protein sequence MFESSEYERWIKQAERTLQSAERDLQHKDYEWASFKAQQASELAMKAITRALGIILTGHSITKLLKALEEKGIKVPPELYDMAMELDRNYITSRYPLAYSEGSPYEYYSEEIARKLINYSRELIEFAKKIALQKLEENEND encoded by the coding sequence ATGTTTGAGAGTAGTGAGTATGAGAGATGGATAAAGCAGGCAGAAAGAACCTTACAATCTGCCGAGAGAGATTTACAACATAAGGATTACGAATGGGCAAGCTTTAAAGCACAACAAGCTTCAGAACTTGCAATGAAAGCTATAACAAGAGCCCTAGGAATAATTCTTACTGGACACTCGATAACAAAGTTACTGAAAGCCCTAGAAGAGAAGGGAATAAAAGTGCCGCCAGAGCTTTATGATATGGCAATGGAACTGGACAGGAACTACATAACCTCAAGGTATCCACTTGCATATTCTGAGGGCTCTCCATACGAATATTATTCAGAGGAGATAGCAAGAAAGCTGATAAATTACTCAAGAGAGCTCATAGAATTTGCAAA
- a CDS encoding arginase family protein — protein MTVFIPSGEDPNKEGVVYVAKLLKRQGLIDEPKILQRPSRDKIYIIGDHSTTYDIIKILKPRAVISIDAHTDLMQDYFDHASWLAYALKEERIERASVIGAVLMVPTTERTKLWTKGVKIFPALPRTRRVRGKWKRYINLKQHGIGKVIKEAKEFLGEEVYLTIDLDVLRPEYRIARFQHGELTLKELLSIIEAISEEFKIVAADMAEISERVSRSKLGRRAVIEVFSTLRELISSS, from the coding sequence ATGACGGTCTTTATTCCAAGTGGTGAAGATCCCAACAAAGAAGGAGTGGTGTATGTAGCCAAGTTGCTTAAGAGACAGGGGCTCATAGATGAACCAAAAATACTACAAAGGCCTAGTAGAGATAAAATTTACATAATAGGAGACCATTCTACAACGTATGATATAATCAAGATCCTAAAACCGAGAGCAGTGATAAGTATAGACGCACACACAGACCTAATGCAGGACTACTTTGACCATGCATCTTGGCTTGCTTATGCTCTAAAGGAGGAGAGAATTGAAAGGGCATCGGTAATAGGAGCCGTCTTAATGGTTCCAACAACAGAAAGAACAAAACTTTGGACCAAGGGAGTTAAGATATTCCCCGCTCTGCCGAGGACAAGAAGAGTTAGGGGAAAATGGAAGAGATATATCAATTTAAAGCAACATGGAATAGGTAAGGTCATTAAGGAGGCCAAGGAATTTCTTGGAGAGGAAGTATACCTAACAATAGACCTGGATGTGTTGAGACCCGAGTATAGGATAGCTAGGTTTCAGCATGGAGAGCTTACACTTAAAGAACTTCTTAGCATAATTGAGGCTATATCAGAGGAATTTAAAATAGTTGCAGCAGATATGGCAGAGATCTCTGAGAGGGTTTCTAGATCAAAACTTGGAAGGAGAGCTGTGATAGAGGTGTTCTCTACCTTAAGGGAGCTGATATCCTCGTCTTGA